In Aquiflexum balticum DSM 16537, a single genomic region encodes these proteins:
- a CDS encoding DUF6909 family protein, translated as MQRTRAQESRAAIEKLYITMRHLFMRGSYKPMGVSGESLVDSLLVLSPEIYGLITKEEEIELEGLLYVMERLPRGIEECRYIRLISREGYENSTFPAIVPAKRKRNCYRVDKDQMYVEMTRGRSDIYDILTHLTFLYIESEKIKSNSTDFKGRFDLNWQMLEKIIEKEENGEDFDKEVGCSYLSHVIGRTFDETHAAVQKFESSPHTSSLFSIVYHLGKLAIDESFKSLDREISFSSTLRLRVGHHVYGELWANKIKSVLFEEGLLDRPIHVVSANLHSFLNTIYGHQAFGLTSFDQIESLAMDISVGAKNHKGKDILTYAQKNGFIQINDESGTNINVQVFDTARMSKETILPGLKIPKELNKKPIIVVMDYAFGEQAYECFDELLKPFETSEGKSYPLDVHSASIMGKAGILTGKKGDIMIPDSHVFEGTADNYPFKNELKKEDFEGFGLGVYQGTMFTVLGTSLQNKDVLSYLMESSWSAIGLEMEGAHYQKAIQSESRIRQSIRKNVKVLYAYYASDNPLETGSTLASGALGMEGVKPTYLITYKILEKIFS; from the coding sequence ATGCAAAGAACCAGAGCACAGGAATCACGGGCGGCAATCGAAAAACTCTATATCACCATGAGGCACCTCTTTATGAGAGGGTCCTATAAGCCGATGGGTGTATCAGGGGAGTCTCTTGTGGATTCACTTTTGGTGTTGAGTCCTGAAATTTACGGGTTGATTACAAAGGAGGAAGAGATAGAGCTGGAAGGATTGTTATATGTCATGGAAAGGCTTCCCAGGGGAATTGAAGAATGCCGGTATATCAGATTAATCAGCAGGGAGGGATATGAGAATTCCACATTTCCTGCAATTGTGCCTGCCAAAAGAAAGAGGAATTGCTATAGGGTGGACAAAGATCAGATGTATGTGGAAATGACCCGTGGCAGGTCTGATATTTATGATATTCTTACCCATTTGACATTTCTATATATTGAATCAGAGAAAATCAAATCAAACAGTACCGATTTCAAAGGAAGGTTTGATTTGAACTGGCAGATGTTGGAAAAAATCATCGAAAAAGAAGAGAATGGAGAAGATTTTGACAAGGAAGTCGGCTGTTCGTACCTTAGTCATGTCATTGGTCGGACATTTGATGAGACTCATGCGGCAGTGCAGAAATTTGAAAGTTCTCCGCATACCTCTAGCCTGTTTTCTATTGTTTACCATTTGGGTAAACTCGCCATCGACGAATCATTTAAATCTTTGGATAGGGAAATATCTTTTTCTTCAACCCTAAGGCTTCGTGTGGGGCATCATGTTTACGGAGAATTATGGGCCAATAAAATAAAATCGGTTTTGTTTGAGGAAGGATTGTTGGATCGTCCTATACATGTGGTATCTGCCAATCTGCATAGTTTTTTAAATACCATTTATGGTCATCAGGCATTTGGACTGACTTCTTTTGATCAAATCGAAAGTTTGGCAATGGATATCAGCGTGGGTGCAAAGAACCATAAAGGAAAAGATATCCTTACTTATGCCCAGAAAAATGGTTTCATCCAAATCAACGATGAATCTGGCACAAATATCAATGTACAGGTTTTCGATACGGCACGGATGTCAAAAGAAACTATTTTACCCGGACTCAAGATTCCCAAAGAATTGAACAAAAAACCCATTATTGTGGTCATGGATTATGCTTTTGGAGAACAGGCTTATGAATGTTTTGACGAACTGCTTAAACCTTTCGAGACATCTGAAGGGAAAAGCTACCCTTTGGATGTACATTCAGCATCAATTATGGGTAAGGCAGGTATTTTGACCGGAAAAAAAGGGGATATAATGATACCCGACAGCCATGTTTTTGAAGGAACAGCTGATAATTATCCCTTCAAGAATGAACTGAAAAAAGAAGACTTCGAAGGTTTTGGTTTGGGGGTATATCAAGGCACGATGTTTACTGTATTAGGCACCTCTCTTCAAAACAAGGATGTCTTGAGTTATTTGATGGAATCTTCATGGAGTGCAATAGGGTTGGAAATGGAGGGAGCTCACTACCAAAAAGCCATTCAAAGCGAAAGCAGGATCAGGCAAAGCATCCGGAAAAATGTAAAAGTATTGTATGCCTACTACGCTTCAGACAACCCTTTGGAGACCGGAAGTACCCTGGCATCGGGTGCACTGGGGATGGAGGGAGTCAAACCGACCTATTTGATAACGTATAAAATACTCGAAAAAATATTTTCATAA
- a CDS encoding DinB family protein, which translates to MNEILAPQEGEFAPFYSGYVAWVIGKDIPKLLLSQIEEVRFLFEKMGEEKSLKAYAPGKWTPKEVLGHIIDTDRIMCFRALCFARGEKSELPGFDQDTYVSNAHFNNIPLPKLLEDFEMSRYSLTSLLQSLPVDSLTNIGIANGANVSVRALFNIIPGHTQHHLNVLKEKY; encoded by the coding sequence ATGAATGAAATATTAGCACCTCAAGAAGGCGAATTTGCACCGTTTTATTCGGGGTATGTTGCTTGGGTCATAGGAAAGGATATTCCGAAACTTTTACTTTCACAGATTGAGGAGGTAAGGTTTCTTTTCGAAAAGATGGGAGAAGAAAAAAGCCTAAAGGCTTATGCACCTGGGAAATGGACTCCGAAGGAGGTATTGGGACATATAATTGATACAGATAGGATAATGTGCTTCCGGGCTTTGTGTTTTGCCAGGGGAGAGAAATCTGAACTGCCGGGATTTGATCAAGATACGTATGTTTCCAATGCACATTTCAATAACATTCCATTGCCAAAATTGCTGGAGGATTTTGAGATGTCCCGATATTCACTGACTTCACTGCTTCAATCTTTGCCTGTAGATTCACTCACAAACATCGGAATTGCAAACGGAGCCAATGTCAGTGTCAGGGCTTTGTTCAATATAATTCCCGGACATACCCAGCATCATTTAAACGTCCTGAAAGAAAAATATTGA
- the tamL gene encoding translocation and assembly module lipoprotein TamL, with protein MRFLGYIGLVLLLLLGSCGVKKFIPENETLYTGAELVLNADLPNRERKELQSELSGLINPDPNRKLLGTRFRLWAHYKGSKEKPGFINKFLNNQFGEKPVYFSQVNTQRTLDILMNRLENKGYFYGTSEVVKEEKKKNTSLQYQLNFGNAYRLASYEILGDTLSIMKKIDSLKSTTLMKVGERFDLELLKQERTRIERELKTFGYYNFSGDLLIFEADTNQYEDRRFDLYLRLKTEVPEKAIYPYSIKDITVFPDYALNTTLSNADTVSIKGIDVVQEDLVFKPDLLVSYVLFEKGAKFDPQKSRLTSNRLSSIGNFRYVNITFDETDSVRGEDGTYPLDANILLSPLNKRSLRAEVQGVTKSNSFVGPALILTYRNLNIFNGGEIFSLSGKVGYETQIAQGERDRLTSTEFGIQAGLVFPRVLFPTPVMNRFQFAIPKTRISLGYEYQYRSDLYKINSVNTSFGYFWQVNRHVYHEINPISLSLFNLSETTDEFEEILDQNPFLRRSFEQQFIFGWNYTFNYNQLVDSERKNPIFFAATLDFAGNTIRLINQIFGSANPDNIFGLEYAQYSRADFDFRHYWRITKEHNLVTRLFAGAGLPMGNSLSLPFVKQYFSGGPSSVRAFRIRALGPGTFIPEDVTTNGFFDQAGDIRLEANIEYRFPISKYLKGAVFTDAGNVWLFNENDALEGGKFTNKWVEELGVGSGLGLRIDIQLFVLRFDLAIPIRKPWLPEDERWLDRFLIFDSDWRRDNLVLNFAIGYPF; from the coding sequence ATGAGGTTTTTAGGATACATAGGGTTAGTTTTATTACTCCTCCTCGGATCATGTGGAGTCAAAAAGTTTATTCCTGAAAACGAGACTTTGTATACAGGAGCAGAGTTGGTGTTGAATGCCGACCTACCTAATAGGGAAAGAAAGGAATTACAAAGTGAACTGAGCGGTTTGATTAATCCCGACCCCAATAGAAAGCTCTTAGGGACAAGATTCAGATTGTGGGCGCATTACAAGGGATCAAAAGAAAAGCCTGGATTTATCAATAAATTTCTCAATAATCAATTTGGCGAAAAACCTGTTTATTTCAGCCAAGTGAATACCCAAAGAACCCTGGATATATTGATGAACAGGCTGGAAAATAAGGGCTATTTTTATGGTACATCAGAAGTAGTAAAGGAGGAAAAGAAAAAAAACACCAGCCTGCAATACCAACTCAATTTCGGTAATGCCTACAGATTGGCCAGCTACGAAATATTAGGCGATACCTTGTCCATTATGAAGAAGATAGATTCCTTAAAGAGTACAACTTTAATGAAAGTGGGGGAAAGATTTGATCTTGAGCTGCTTAAGCAGGAAAGGACAAGGATCGAAAGAGAACTGAAGACCTTCGGCTATTATAATTTTTCCGGTGATTTACTCATTTTTGAAGCAGATACCAATCAGTATGAGGACAGAAGATTTGATTTATATCTAAGGTTAAAGACCGAAGTTCCTGAAAAGGCCATTTACCCATATTCCATTAAAGATATTACCGTATTTCCGGATTATGCTTTGAATACTACTTTGTCGAATGCAGACACCGTAAGCATCAAAGGTATCGATGTGGTTCAAGAGGACTTGGTTTTTAAACCTGATTTATTGGTTTCATATGTATTGTTTGAAAAAGGAGCTAAGTTCGACCCACAAAAGTCAAGATTAACTTCAAACAGACTTTCTTCCATAGGGAATTTCAGATACGTCAATATCACCTTTGATGAGACTGATTCCGTGAGAGGAGAAGATGGTACCTATCCCCTGGATGCCAATATACTGTTGTCACCGCTCAATAAAAGATCTTTGAGAGCAGAGGTTCAGGGAGTTACCAAATCAAACAGTTTTGTAGGTCCCGCATTGATTCTGACCTATAGGAATCTGAATATTTTCAATGGGGGGGAAATTTTTTCCTTATCAGGTAAAGTTGGTTATGAAACCCAAATCGCACAAGGCGAAAGAGACCGGCTTACTTCTACAGAATTCGGTATCCAGGCGGGTTTGGTTTTTCCAAGAGTTCTTTTTCCAACTCCTGTAATGAACAGATTCCAATTTGCCATTCCCAAAACCAGAATAAGTTTAGGTTATGAATACCAGTATCGCTCTGACCTTTACAAAATCAATTCGGTCAATACTTCCTTCGGCTATTTTTGGCAGGTCAACAGGCATGTTTATCATGAAATCAACCCGATAAGTCTCAGCTTGTTTAATCTATCGGAGACTACTGATGAATTTGAAGAAATCCTGGACCAAAACCCATTTTTAAGGAGAAGTTTTGAACAGCAATTTATATTTGGATGGAATTATACTTTCAATTATAATCAATTGGTAGATTCAGAAAGGAAGAACCCGATATTTTTTGCTGCCACATTGGATTTCGCAGGTAATACCATAAGATTGATCAATCAAATTTTCGGTTCAGCAAACCCCGATAATATATTTGGACTTGAATATGCTCAATATAGCAGGGCAGATTTTGATTTCAGACATTATTGGAGAATTACCAAAGAGCATAATCTTGTTACAAGACTTTTTGCAGGTGCAGGTCTTCCTATGGGGAATTCGCTTTCTCTGCCATTCGTAAAACAGTATTTTTCAGGAGGACCAAGTAGTGTTCGAGCTTTTAGAATCAGGGCCTTGGGCCCCGGTACTTTCATTCCGGAAGATGTGACTACAAATGGGTTTTTTGATCAAGCGGGGGATATCAGACTCGAAGCCAATATAGAGTATAGGTTTCCTATCAGTAAATATCTAAAAGGCGCTGTTTTTACAGATGCCGGTAACGTTTGGCTTTTCAATGAAAACGATGCCCTTGAAGGGGGCAAATTCACCAACAAATGGGTAGAAGAACTTGGGGTAGGTAGTGGATTGGGATTGAGGATCGATATTCAGCTTTTTGTTTTGAGGTTTGATTTGGCTATCCCTATCAGGAAGCCCTGGCTACCTGAGGACGAACGATGGCTGGATAGATTCCTGATTTTTGATAGTGACTGGAGAAGGGATAATCTGGTGCTCAATTTTGCCATCGGCTATCCTTTCTAG
- a CDS encoding tagaturonate reductase, whose amino-acid sequence MKPLNRNNIKVPERPIKVLQFGEGNFLRGFVDWMIDVMNEKTDFNGDVQIVQPLSQGMGNLLNSQDGLFHVKLEGIQSGEIVQKARLITCVKGVTNPFEDYNAYLKLGENKDLKFVISNTTEAGIIFDSSDNSFEVLPLTFPGKLTSLLFHRFNNFSGAPDKGLVIIPCELIDKNGIQLKSTVLDYARLWNLPETFTKWLNEHNIFCNTLVDRIVPGFPKENIMEIQNELGFEDNLVVMAEPFHFWVIESPENLQEIFPAIKAGLQVKFVQDQSPYRTRKVRILNGAHSALVPVAYLSGFRTVREAVADKKIGKFISDTIYEEIIPTLDLPKEELEQFASDVMDRFLNPFIHHKLISISLNSISKFKVRVLPSLLEYHSRKGNWPKNLTRSLAALLKFYSGKAGKETIELKDDAHVLEFFEKIWKEEELSFIVSETLGRVDFWGEDLRKFDGLEKEVLKQLEELV is encoded by the coding sequence ATGAAACCACTCAATAGAAATAACATAAAAGTTCCGGAAAGGCCAATAAAGGTTTTACAATTCGGTGAAGGAAATTTCCTTCGCGGGTTTGTGGACTGGATGATTGATGTGATGAATGAGAAGACTGATTTTAATGGCGATGTCCAGATTGTGCAGCCACTGTCCCAAGGAATGGGAAATTTATTGAACTCCCAAGATGGTTTGTTCCACGTAAAATTAGAGGGGATTCAATCAGGTGAAATAGTTCAAAAAGCAAGACTCATTACTTGTGTTAAGGGAGTGACCAATCCGTTTGAGGATTATAATGCCTATTTGAAGTTGGGAGAAAATAAAGATTTGAAATTTGTGATTTCCAATACTACTGAAGCAGGAATCATATTTGATTCTTCAGACAATTCTTTCGAAGTACTTCCTTTGACTTTTCCCGGAAAATTAACATCTCTTTTGTTTCATAGATTTAATAATTTTTCAGGAGCTCCTGATAAAGGGTTAGTCATTATACCCTGTGAATTGATCGATAAAAACGGGATACAACTAAAATCCACAGTTCTCGATTACGCCAGACTTTGGAATCTACCGGAAACATTTACCAAATGGCTAAATGAGCATAACATTTTCTGTAATACTCTTGTAGATAGGATTGTCCCAGGTTTTCCAAAAGAAAATATTATGGAAATACAGAATGAATTGGGATTTGAGGACAATTTGGTGGTTATGGCCGAACCCTTTCATTTTTGGGTAATAGAAAGTCCTGAAAATCTGCAAGAAATTTTTCCTGCCATAAAAGCTGGACTTCAGGTAAAATTCGTTCAGGACCAAAGTCCATACCGTACCAGAAAAGTCAGGATCTTGAATGGTGCCCATTCTGCTTTGGTGCCTGTTGCGTACCTAAGTGGATTCAGAACTGTCAGAGAAGCTGTAGCAGACAAAAAAATTGGAAAATTTATTTCAGATACTATCTACGAAGAAATTATCCCCACACTTGATCTGCCAAAAGAGGAATTGGAACAGTTTGCATCAGATGTAATGGATAGGTTTCTAAATCCATTTATCCATCATAAATTGATTTCCATTTCATTGAATTCGATTTCCAAATTTAAAGTCCGGGTATTGCCCAGTCTTTTGGAATACCATAGCAGAAAAGGTAATTGGCCCAAAAATCTCACCCGGTCTCTTGCCGCTTTGTTAAAATTTTATAGTGGTAAAGCAGGTAAAGAAACTATTGAATTAAAAGATGATGCTCATGTTTTGGAATTCTTTGAAAAGATTTGGAAGGAAGAAGAGCTATCTTTTATTGTTTCTGAAACACTTGGAAGAGTTGATTTCTGGGGGGAAGATTTACGAAAGTTCGATGGATTGGAGAAGGAGGTATTGAAACAATTGGAAGAATTGGTTTGA
- a CDS encoding M28 family metallopeptidase translates to MKRILLLIAYFNISLAIGQTQIILRDAGIDQMINEISATKLEQYVRELAGFRTRHTLSADNGNEGILASQNYVLNHFKSFEQHSNGRLTSYIDSFTIPADGRRIPTDSKSGNVMATLKGTDPNDDRIFLISAHIDSRALSVMDEKIDAPGANDDGSGVAAIIELARIMSKKSFPATIIFVVVSGEEQGLKGAAYLAEKAKKDNWNLVAMLNNDMIGNSHSSQTNINDNTQVRIFSEGVPAAETEQMAAIRRYTNGENDSKSRQLARYMKEVGERYVDQLEVKLVYRNDRFLRGGDHTPFAREGFTAIRVCEMNENYYHQHENVRIEDGIQYGDLPEFVDFEYMRKITGINLASLASMASAPSEPQNVVIDVRRLSNTSTLKWDSPQNGSAKGYYVLMRETHESMWQKKFYTEEMTLTIPYSKDNFFFAVQAVGEGGHESMAVFPQPLTR, encoded by the coding sequence ATGAAAAGAATTTTACTGTTGATCGCATATTTCAATATCAGTTTAGCCATTGGTCAAACTCAAATAATATTAAGGGATGCTGGTATAGACCAAATGATAAATGAAATTTCCGCTACCAAACTGGAGCAATATGTACGGGAATTGGCCGGTTTCAGAACCCGACATACATTGAGTGCGGACAATGGCAACGAAGGAATTTTGGCCTCTCAGAATTATGTCCTTAATCATTTCAAATCATTTGAGCAGCATTCCAATGGAAGGTTGACTTCGTATATTGATTCTTTTACGATACCTGCGGATGGCCGAAGAATTCCAACAGACAGCAAGTCGGGAAATGTCATGGCTACCTTGAAAGGGACGGATCCGAATGATGACAGAATTTTCCTGATTTCAGCGCATATAGATAGCAGGGCACTTAGCGTCATGGATGAAAAGATAGATGCCCCCGGAGCAAATGATGATGGTTCAGGTGTAGCGGCAATTATTGAACTGGCCAGAATCATGTCGAAGAAATCTTTTCCGGCAACCATCATTTTTGTAGTTGTTTCCGGCGAAGAACAAGGGTTGAAGGGAGCTGCCTACTTAGCCGAAAAAGCAAAGAAAGACAACTGGAATCTGGTAGCCATGCTCAATAATGATATGATCGGAAACAGTCATTCCTCCCAAACAAACATCAATGACAATACACAAGTGAGAATATTTTCGGAAGGTGTGCCTGCCGCGGAAACCGAACAAATGGCTGCTATAAGACGCTACACCAATGGCGAAAATGACAGTAAATCCAGACAACTTGCCCGTTATATGAAAGAGGTCGGAGAAAGATATGTAGATCAACTCGAGGTCAAACTGGTCTACCGAAATGACAGATTCTTAAGAGGTGGCGACCATACTCCTTTTGCAAGGGAGGGGTTTACAGCTATTCGGGTCTGTGAAATGAACGAAAATTATTACCACCAACATGAGAATGTAAGAATTGAAGACGGTATTCAATATGGTGACTTACCCGAATTTGTTGATTTCGAATACATGAGAAAAATTACAGGCATCAATCTAGCTTCTTTGGCCTCAATGGCCTCTGCCCCCTCGGAACCTCAAAATGTGGTCATTGATGTACGTCGATTGAGCAATACTTCTACATTGAAGTGGGATTCTCCTCAAAATGGGTCAGCCAAAGGATATTATGTACTGATGCGAGAAACGCATGAGTCAATGTGGCAGAAGAAATTTTATACAGAAGAAATGACATTGACTATACCGTATTCGAAGGACAATTTCTTCTTTGCCGTTCAGGCAGTAGGAGAAGGAGGTCATGAAAGCATGGCTGTTTTCCCTCAACCCTTAACGCGGTAA
- a CDS encoding YceI family protein: protein MKHNGYWIFRIMVLVLIFTGSQLLAQTKYTLAPSSEMKISGGSTLHDWDMTSNAAKGEGMFVMEGNQFKGIKSLKVQMEAETLKSGTRGLDSNAYKALDTKKNKDVSFTLKEITGSGSSYQAKGDFTIAGVTKPASFPVKLTQSGSNLTFEGSFDTKLTNFSIDPPTALLGTVKTHDDIKISFKTIFQPSK from the coding sequence ATGAAGCACAACGGTTATTGGATATTTAGGATCATGGTTCTGGTTCTCATATTCACAGGTTCACAGTTATTAGCCCAGACAAAATATACCCTGGCACCATCATCAGAAATGAAGATTTCCGGTGGATCTACCCTACATGATTGGGATATGACTTCCAACGCAGCAAAGGGAGAAGGGATGTTTGTAATGGAGGGTAATCAATTTAAAGGTATCAAAAGTTTAAAGGTTCAAATGGAGGCCGAAACCTTGAAAAGTGGTACCAGGGGTTTGGATAGCAATGCCTATAAGGCTTTGGATACCAAGAAGAACAAGGACGTAAGTTTTACCTTGAAAGAAATTACAGGAAGTGGCAGCAGCTACCAGGCAAAAGGGGATTTCACTATTGCGGGAGTTACAAAACCTGCATCCTTTCCGGTGAAGCTTACCCAATCAGGTTCAAATCTGACTTTTGAGGGAAGTTTTGATACCAAGCTTACTAACTTCTCCATTGATCCACCCACAGCATTGTTGGGCACAGTAAAAACACACGACGACATCAAAATATCATTTAAAACAATATTTCAACCTTCAAAATAA